The sequence below is a genomic window from Brevibacillus laterosporus.
CCGAATTGGAACCCACGTTCCTGTGCCTAACATCAATGTTGATTTACTTCAAGGTAATACCAACAATTTTGTTGGACTTCTGGATACATTCTCTGGTGGTGCATTGAAAAAATTCTCTATCTTCGCGATGGGGATTATGCCATACATCACTGCTTCGATCATTATGCAGCTTCTTTCCATGGATGTGGTTCCGAAGTTTACGCAATGGTCGAAGGAAGGAGAAGTGGGACGTCGCAAAATTGCACAGGTAACACGCTACGGTACGATTGTTCTTGGATTTATCCAGTCACTTGGTATGACCTATGGTTTTAACCGAATGATGAACGGATTAGTTACTGACACATCTTGGAGCAGCTTTTTGTTAATTGCGTTGACTCTAACAGCAGGAACTGCTTTTTTGCTGTGGTTAGGTGAACAAATTACCGAAAAGGGCATTGGTAATGGTATTTCCATTATCATCATGGCGGGTATCGTCGCCAATATTCCTGGTGGGATTCATGCAATCTATGATATGCAGTTTAACAATCCCAACTCGCAAGTTTTCTTCGGAGTTATTAAAATCTTACTGATTCTACTCGCGATTCTATTGCTAGTGATAGGAATTATCTTCATGCAACAAGGTTTGCGTAAGATTCCTGTACAGTATGCGAAACGTGTTGTTGGACGTAAGATGTTTGGTGGACAGTCTTCTCATATTCCACTAAAAGTCAACTCAGCAGGGGTTATTCCGGTAATCTTCGCTGTGTCGCTAGTAGTGTTTCCGTCAACAATCGCTAGTTTCTGGGTAAAACCAACTGGTGAAGGAATTGCTAACTGGATTTATAACAACTTCCAAGTTAGTTCTCCACTTGGCATGACACTCTACGCGGTGTTGATCATTGGCTTTACGTTCTTCTATACATTTGTTCAGATGAATCCTGCTCAAATGGCAGAAAATATGAGAAAGAATGGCGGTTACATTCCTGGAATTCGTCCTGGTACAAACACCGAGGTATATATTACTCGTACATTAACTCGCCTAACGTTCGCCGGTGCTATATTCCTGACTATCATCTCACTATTGCCTTTCGCATTCAGTAAGATGTTTGGATTGCCTAACTCGATTTATATCGGTGGTACTTCCATCTTGATTATGATTGGGGTTGTTCTCGACACCATGAAGCAAATCGAGAGCCAGCTTATACAGCGTCACTACAAAGGCTTCATTAAATAACGAGTATAATAATCACCTCTG
It includes:
- the secY gene encoding preprotein translocase subunit SecY, which gives rise to MLGSFSNIFKIGDLRRKVFFTLLMLVVFRIGTHVPVPNINVDLLQGNTNNFVGLLDTFSGGALKKFSIFAMGIMPYITASIIMQLLSMDVVPKFTQWSKEGEVGRRKIAQVTRYGTIVLGFIQSLGMTYGFNRMMNGLVTDTSWSSFLLIALTLTAGTAFLLWLGEQITEKGIGNGISIIIMAGIVANIPGGIHAIYDMQFNNPNSQVFFGVIKILLILLAILLLVIGIIFMQQGLRKIPVQYAKRVVGRKMFGGQSSHIPLKVNSAGVIPVIFAVSLVVFPSTIASFWVKPTGEGIANWIYNNFQVSSPLGMTLYAVLIIGFTFFYTFVQMNPAQMAENMRKNGGYIPGIRPGTNTEVYITRTLTRLTFAGAIFLTIISLLPFAFSKMFGLPNSIYIGGTSILIMIGVVLDTMKQIESQLIQRHYKGFIK